The following proteins come from a genomic window of Dreissena polymorpha isolate Duluth1 chromosome 1, UMN_Dpol_1.0, whole genome shotgun sequence:
- the LOC127836688 gene encoding TLC domain-containing protein 3A-like isoform X1 has protein sequence MEGWVLLLFGALFFPAVYTVLSRFLDVKYSKFLNLADRYLITEKCVSSVQAILATFAGYLITQRCNQNIMADISPITKSYACFGLPYFLYDIWAIYNTHYYINEEVLQSKSRHSRRIHFIRKNIAMLVHHIVLPFIFFPIIMFLRNDKGDYFVGLFYMCEAAVPFISLRFVLAQLNQKHTAAYIFTGVMMIVVFFIVRVCIFPFLYWKYSDFSGIPLSSVPFHIPLKCNAGCLVFLVVQVYFLYIMVHGAVKFFYKIFVLKSKGR, from the exons ATGGAAGGCTGGGTGTTGCTACTTTTCGGGGCTTTATTTTTTCCGGCTGTTTATACAGTCTTAAGTCGTTTTCTTGATGTTAAATACTCCAAATTTTTAAATCTCGCTGATCGATATTTAATCACGGAAAA atGTGTGAGCAGTGTTCAAGCTATATTGGCCACATTTGCTGGATATCTTATTACACAGAGATGCAATCAAAATATCATGGCAGATAT TTCGCCTATAACAAAGTCATATGCTTGCTTTGGGCTGCCATATTTTCTTTATGATATCTGGGCAATCTACAACACTCACTATTACATCAATGAAGAGGTTTTACAAAGCAAAAGTCGGCATTCCAGGAGGATACATTTTATTAGGAAGAATATTGCTATGCTTGTTCACCATATAGTGCTTCCATTTATATTCTTTCCAATAATAATG TTTTTGCGCAATGATAAGGGAGACTACTTTGTGGGCCTGTTTTACATGTGTGAGGCAGCTGTACCATTTATCTCCCTTCGATTTGTGCTTGCTCAA CTTAATCAAAAACACACTGCGGCCTACATCTTTACTGGGGTTATGATGATAGTGGTGTTTTTCATTGTACGTGTTTGCATATTCCCATTCCTGTACTGGAAATACAGTGATTTCTCTGGAATTCCATTGAGTAGCGTGCCATTCCATATACCATTGAAATGCAACGCTGGCTGCCTCGTTTTTTTGGTTGTTCAGGTATATTTCCTCTACATCATGGTACATGGAGCTGTCAAATTCTTCTACAAGATCTTTGTGCTTAAAAGCAAAGGCAGATGA
- the LOC127836688 gene encoding TLC domain-containing protein 3A-like isoform X2 has protein sequence MADISPITKSYACFGLPYFLYDIWAIYNTHYYINEEVLQSKSRHSRRIHFIRKNIAMLVHHIVLPFIFFPIIMFLRNDKGDYFVGLFYMCEAAVPFISLRFVLAQLNQKHTAAYIFTGVMMIVVFFIVRVCIFPFLYWKYSDFSGIPLSSVPFHIPLKCNAGCLVFLVVQVYFLYIMVHGAVKFFYKIFVLKSKGR, from the exons ATGGCAGATAT TTCGCCTATAACAAAGTCATATGCTTGCTTTGGGCTGCCATATTTTCTTTATGATATCTGGGCAATCTACAACACTCACTATTACATCAATGAAGAGGTTTTACAAAGCAAAAGTCGGCATTCCAGGAGGATACATTTTATTAGGAAGAATATTGCTATGCTTGTTCACCATATAGTGCTTCCATTTATATTCTTTCCAATAATAATG TTTTTGCGCAATGATAAGGGAGACTACTTTGTGGGCCTGTTTTACATGTGTGAGGCAGCTGTACCATTTATCTCCCTTCGATTTGTGCTTGCTCAA CTTAATCAAAAACACACTGCGGCCTACATCTTTACTGGGGTTATGATGATAGTGGTGTTTTTCATTGTACGTGTTTGCATATTCCCATTCCTGTACTGGAAATACAGTGATTTCTCTGGAATTCCATTGAGTAGCGTGCCATTCCATATACCATTGAAATGCAACGCTGGCTGCCTCGTTTTTTTGGTTGTTCAGGTATATTTCCTCTACATCATGGTACATGGAGCTGTCAAATTCTTCTACAAGATCTTTGTGCTTAAAAGCAAAGGCAGATGA
- the LOC127836828 gene encoding cellular retinoic acid-binding protein 2-like isoform X1 — translation MSTVQEDIKQKLGGKWILDRSENFEDALREMGLNVVFRKLASHAKPSMEISLEDGKVKINAKAAFFTQTMILPINEPYEQEFEGIKMKCLTRWEDNKLITEANPVEPDKHKAQKFHRERVNDELVQTMFIGDVVCTRWFKPQC, via the exons ATGTCTACGGTACAAGAGGATATTAAACAGAAACTGGGAGGAAAATGGATACTAGACAGATCAGAGAATTTTGAAGACGCTTTGAGGGAAATGG gTCTGAACGTTGTGTTCAGAAAGCTAGCGAGCCACGCGAAGCCGAGCATGGAGATTTCTTTGGAGGACGGTAAAGTGAAGATCAACGCCAAGGCGGCCTTCTTCACCCAGACGATGATTCTCCCGATCAACGAGCCGTACGAGCAGGAGTTCGAGGGCATTAAAATGAAG TGTCTGACGAGATGGGAGGACAACAAGCTGATCACAGAGGCGAACCCTGTAGAGCCGGACAAGCATAAGGCGCAGAAGTTCCATCGGGAGCGCGTCAACGATGAACTGGTTCAG ACTATGTTTATCGGAGATGTCGTGTGCACAAGATGGTTCAAGCCTCAATGCTAA
- the LOC127836828 gene encoding cellular retinoic acid-binding protein 1-like isoform X2, giving the protein MVDYELEIEKQLCGCWVLDRSENFDEALGEMGLNVVFRKLASHAKPSMEISLEDGKVKINAKAAFFTQTMILPINEPYEQEFEGIKMKCLTRWEDNKLITEANPVEPDKHKAQKFHRERVNDELVQTMFIGDVVCTRWFKPQC; this is encoded by the exons ATGGTTGATTACGAGTTGGAGATTGAGAAACAACTGTGTGGCTGTTGGGTTCTGGACCGGAGTGAAAACTTTGATGAAGCTCTTGGTGAAATGG gTCTGAACGTTGTGTTCAGAAAGCTAGCGAGCCACGCGAAGCCGAGCATGGAGATTTCTTTGGAGGACGGTAAAGTGAAGATCAACGCCAAGGCGGCCTTCTTCACCCAGACGATGATTCTCCCGATCAACGAGCCGTACGAGCAGGAGTTCGAGGGCATTAAAATGAAG TGTCTGACGAGATGGGAGGACAACAAGCTGATCACAGAGGCGAACCCTGTAGAGCCGGACAAGCATAAGGCGCAGAAGTTCCATCGGGAGCGCGTCAACGATGAACTGGTTCAG ACTATGTTTATCGGAGATGTCGTGTGCACAAGATGGTTCAAGCCTCAATGCTAA
- the LOC127832058 gene encoding myosin-6-like: MEKDSKDVKAGDKRTRDNVSSVSDNSMCEQVSVRQKKKKQKNVNKVKSDDDDTDIEIATELKSINEKLKNVITKDSKELKDLVKEIVIQLKEELFSTFIQRLDKMEGELFDNDIENNKKTKQIDDLRGELQEQKEENERLKKALKNNEYANQLHINELEQYSRMNNIRIEGIEDSEREDYIETTEKVINTLNAHIPDLNLSKIDIDISHRIGPFQRQKKRPIIVKMVSRMRRHQIMQAAKLLRKKAQPVYVNDHLTKLNAEVFASVRRKQSDIVKSTWTREGAIFYRDVNEQTHKVNTEQYRFWLDLPWPN; the protein is encoded by the coding sequence ATGGAAAAGGACAGTAAAGACGTGAAAGCCGGTGATAAAAGAACCAGAGACAATGTGAGCAGCGTGAGTGACAATAGCATGTGTGAGCAAGTAAGTGTAAGGcaaaagaaaaagaaacagaAGAACGTTAATAAAGTTAAAAGCGATGACGACGATACAGACATAGAAATTGCTACAGAACTAAAAAGCATTAATGAAAAACTGAAAAACGTCATTACCAAGGACAGCAAAGAACTTAAGGATCTAGTTAAAGAGATAGTCATTCAGCTGAAGGAAGAACTGTTTAGTACATTTATACAAAGATTAGATAAAATGGAGGGAGAACTGTTTGATAatgacattgaaaacaacaaGAAGACCAAACAAATAGACGACTTACGTGGGGAGCTACAAgaacaaaaagaagaaaatgaacgcctaaaaaaagccttgaaaaacAACGAGTATGCAAACCAACTCCACATAAATGAACTTGAGCAATATAGCAGAATGAACAACATACGGATAGAGGGGATAGAAGACAGCGAAAGAGAGGATTATATAGAAACGACAGAAAAGGTGATAAACACTCTGAACGCCCACATTCCAGATTTGAATTTATCAAAGATTGACATCGACATAAGTCATCGGATTGGTCCTTTTCAGCGACAGAAAAAAAGGCCTATAATAGTAAAGATGGTTTCCCGAATGAGAAGACACCAAATTATGCAGGCGGCGAAACTACTACGCAAGAAAGCACAACCAGTCTACGTAAATGACCATCTGACCAAGCTCAACGCGGAAGTCTTCGCAAGTGTAAGAAGGAAGCAGTCAGACATTGTCAAATCAACATGGACACGTGAGGGAGCCATCTTTTACAGGGATGTCAATGAACAGACACACAAAGTCAACACAGAACAATATCGTTTCTGGTTGGACCTTCCCTGGCCAAACTGA